In Deinococcus sp. QL22, the following are encoded in one genomic region:
- a CDS encoding NAD(P)/FAD-dependent oxidoreductase, with protein MTPKHVIVIGSGFSGLAAALRLAGAGVRVTVLDSLDRPGGKAALGYREFSSGPTVVTMPHLFRALHERVELPLPGLTAARPTTTYHYDSGTVKGRTFAPEAVRVAGLDSTLEQLSKREAHSYKRLLKASRQMYEDAAPTFIFGPPPGKLALGRYALTRGARAAPWAKLAQYVRSGPLLTPFWLRFATYLGADPYRAPAVLHNIAWVELGYGVWHLEGGLGQLAETLRDKAEALGVQFEYGTTVTHLIKHGGRVLGAHTNRGAVAADGWISAADRALTRQWLGLGAETTARGVSGFALQLRLKAHAGQSHHVFFPERYAREWADIRAGRLPTDPTLYLHTDGRQAFLLVNAPPRPEIATDPHGYGAFLLQQLGPRFPAHLPPLEVDEWLPLSPADYARTAVGGALYGRAPHGLTGSLRPGWTLPQARNLRQVGGTVHPGGGVPLSVLSGWNGAGDLLGLPYDDLGGKAALDED; from the coding sequence ATGACGCCCAAACACGTCATCGTCATCGGTTCCGGCTTCTCGGGCCTGGCCGCTGCCCTGCGCCTGGCGGGTGCGGGCGTGCGCGTGACCGTGCTGGACAGCCTAGACCGTCCCGGTGGCAAGGCGGCACTGGGCTATCGGGAGTTTTCCAGCGGGCCAACGGTGGTCACCATGCCGCACTTGTTCCGGGCACTGCACGAGCGCGTGGAGTTGCCCCTGCCGGGGCTGACTGCAGCGCGGCCCACCACCACCTACCACTACGACAGCGGTACGGTAAAGGGCCGTACCTTTGCCCCCGAAGCCGTCCGCGTGGCGGGCCTGGACTCCACGTTGGAGCAACTGAGCAAGCGCGAGGCACACAGCTACAAGCGTCTGCTGAAAGCGTCCCGGCAGATGTACGAGGACGCCGCGCCCACCTTCATTTTTGGGCCGCCACCGGGCAAACTGGCGCTGGGCCGCTACGCCCTGACCCGTGGAGCGCGGGCCGCACCCTGGGCGAAACTGGCGCAGTACGTGAGGAGTGGGCCGCTGCTAACGCCGTTCTGGTTGCGCTTTGCCACTTACCTTGGGGCCGACCCGTACCGCGCTCCTGCTGTGCTGCACAACATCGCCTGGGTAGAACTGGGTTACGGCGTCTGGCATCTGGAAGGTGGGCTGGGCCAGTTGGCCGAGACGTTACGCGACAAAGCAGAGGCGCTGGGCGTGCAGTTCGAGTACGGCACCACCGTCACTCACCTGATCAAGCACGGCGGGCGGGTGCTGGGCGCACATACCAACCGGGGCGCGGTGGCTGCCGACGGCTGGATCAGCGCCGCAGACCGCGCACTGACGCGGCAATGGCTGGGGCTGGGGGCCGAAACCACCGCACGCGGCGTCAGCGGATTTGCCCTGCAACTGCGCCTGAAGGCCCACGCGGGCCAGTCTCACCACGTCTTTTTTCCGGAACGCTACGCCCGCGAGTGGGCCGACATCCGCGCTGGACGGCTGCCCACCGACCCCACGTTGTACCTTCACACCGATGGCAGGCAGGCCTTCTTGCTGGTGAATGCCCCACCGCGCCCAGAGATTGCCACCGACCCACACGGCTACGGCGCGTTCCTGCTGCAACAGCTTGGGCCGCGTTTTCCGGCCCACCTGCCCCCGCTGGAGGTGGACGAATGGCTGCCCCTCTCCCCTGCCGATTACGCCCGGACTGCCGTGGGCGGCGCACTGTATGGCCGCGCCCCACACGGGCTGACGGGCAGCCTGCGCCCCGGCTGGACATTGCCGCAGGCCCGCAACTTGCGGCAGGTGGGCGGCACGGTGCATCCCGGCGGCGGTGTGCCTTTATCTGTCCTGAGCGGCTGGAACGGTGCGGGCGACCTGCTGGGCCTGCCTTACGACGACCTTGGTGGAAAGGCGGCGCTGGATGAGGACTGA
- a CDS encoding cytochrome P450, producing the protein MRTDLSALPEPPTRPGNGHLQDWALHPLALIEDGATRSAAGGLFRLRLGIPAVVGFSPAWNRALLTDLHTFRSAGSFSKVVPYLAGGVILTDAPAHAPRRGMVNPGFGKRHMETLRERVRSVLPAIPSGEWDALAWADAAALNMLNAAYFSGEFDSQLLHAFLAPLRHPFPIPALPRPLLFARVDAELRRLAHKRLTTGGGDDLLALLAPLPGGLEETRVSLAAGHDTTTHALAWAVWHLAYSPEWHTPADHPAVLKEVLRLYPPGWMGSRRLSRDLRWTTSDGQSVRLPRGTLALYSPYLSGRDVALWPHAGEFRPQRWQAAPPAWAYLPFGGGERICLGMHLAHLMILEALATLPALEPVRGKATPRPGVTLGPAGPLVVRERLKHRSA; encoded by the coding sequence ATGAGGACTGACCTCTCGGCGTTGCCCGAACCGCCCACCCGCCCCGGCAACGGTCACCTGCAAGACTGGGCGCTGCACCCGCTGGCCCTGATCGAAGACGGCGCGACAAGGAGCGCAGCGGGCGGCCTATTCCGGTTGCGGCTGGGCATCCCGGCGGTGGTGGGGTTCAGTCCAGCGTGGAACCGGGCGCTCCTGACCGATCTGCACACCTTTCGCAGCGCCGGAAGCTTCTCCAAAGTGGTGCCCTATCTGGCAGGCGGCGTGATCCTTACCGACGCGCCCGCCCACGCCCCCCGGCGCGGCATGGTAAATCCGGGCTTCGGCAAACGCCACATGGAAACCTTGCGCGAACGGGTGCGGTCCGTCCTGCCCGCGATCCCCAGCGGAGAATGGGACGCGCTGGCCTGGGCCGATGCCGCCGCGCTGAACATGCTCAACGCGGCGTACTTCAGCGGCGAGTTCGATTCCCAGTTGTTGCACGCGTTTCTGGCCCCGCTGCGCCACCCTTTTCCTATTCCGGCCCTGCCGCGCCCGCTGCTGTTTGCGCGTGTAGATGCGGAACTGCGGCGGCTGGCCCACAAGCGCCTGACCACTGGCGGTGGCGATGATCTGTTGGCGTTGCTGGCCCCCCTTCCCGGCGGGCTGGAAGAAACGCGGGTCAGCCTCGCGGCGGGCCACGACACCACCACGCACGCGCTGGCCTGGGCGGTGTGGCACCTGGCGTACAGCCCCGAATGGCACACACCCGCCGACCACCCCGCCGTCCTCAAAGAAGTCCTGCGCCTGTATCCCCCCGGCTGGATGGGCAGCCGCCGCCTGTCGCGCGATCTGCGCTGGACAACCTCGGACGGTCAGAGCGTGCGCCTGCCACGCGGCACGCTGGCGCTGTACAGCCCCTACCTGAGTGGCCGGGACGTGGCACTCTGGCCCCATGCAGGCGAATTCCGGCCCCAGCGGTGGCAGGCCGCGCCGCCCGCGTGGGCATATCTGCCCTTTGGCGGCGGCGAGCGCATCTGTCTGGGCATGCATCTGGCGCACCTGATGATCCTGGAAGCCTTGGCGACCCTGCCCGCGCTGGAACCTGTGCGCGGCAAAGCTACCCCCCGCCCCGGTGTGACTTTGGGGCCAGCAGGCCCGCTGGTGGTACGGGAGCGGCTGAAGCATCGGTCTGCATAA
- a CDS encoding GrpB family protein — MTLGLKRGTVALQPSSAEYPALFEEERARVRQALGALALDIQHVGSTSIPGLAGKPILDLAVGIQNTAQMDACISPLQAIGYTSFDDREGWGEYFFAKGDDEARTHYIHLLPISHPKWAEYLLFRDVLRRQPDLRDKYNQIKAALAEAHGNNRRQYTAQKGIFVQRVLAEFGPTAPASLRP; from the coding sequence ATGACACTCGGACTCAAGCGCGGAACTGTTGCTCTGCAGCCCTCATCAGCCGAGTATCCCGCGCTGTTTGAAGAAGAACGGGCCAGAGTCCGGCAGGCGCTTGGTGCGTTGGCTTTAGACATTCAGCATGTGGGCAGCACCAGCATTCCTGGCCTGGCAGGCAAACCCATTCTCGACCTCGCGGTGGGCATCCAGAACACAGCGCAGATGGACGCCTGCATTTCGCCCCTACAAGCCATCGGCTACACGTCTTTTGATGACCGGGAAGGCTGGGGCGAATACTTTTTTGCCAAGGGTGACGACGAGGCCCGCACGCATTACATCCATCTGCTGCCCATCAGTCACCCGAAATGGGCAGAATATCTACTGTTTCGGGATGTGTTGCGGCGGCAGCCCGACCTGCGCGACAAATACAATCAGATCAAAGCGGCGCTGGCTGAGGCACACGGAAACAACCGCAGACAGTACACAGCCCAAAAGGGAATTTTCGTGCAGCGCGTGTTGGCAGAGTTTGGCCCCACTGCGCCTGCTAGCCTGCGCCCATGA
- the bshB1 gene encoding bacillithiol biosynthesis deacetylase BshB1, whose protein sequence is MTPSTSPFETVYGAVQPLDWLCLAPHPDDAEIGAGGTLIRLARAGQAVGVLELSRGESGTQGTPQERAAECVAAAEIMGLAWRGQLGLPDGGLADTPAGAQALAATLRAVRPRVLVVPHHADRHPDHFGTYSLAKRAVHLAALKKANVAGDPHRVSRVLLYQGNADIRANLLVDVGAVIADWEAAIRAHTSQFSGAYISETVTPEIIERRKGRLTYWGTLLRVRYAEAFETEEPLLVDPERL, encoded by the coding sequence ATGACCCCTTCCACCTCTCCTTTTGAAACCGTGTACGGCGCGGTGCAGCCCCTCGATTGGCTGTGCCTCGCCCCTCACCCCGACGACGCCGAAATTGGCGCGGGCGGCACGCTGATTCGGTTGGCGCGGGCCGGGCAGGCGGTGGGCGTGCTGGAACTGTCGCGGGGCGAGAGCGGCACGCAGGGCACACCGCAGGAGCGGGCGGCAGAGTGCGTGGCTGCCGCCGAAATCATGGGGCTGGCCTGGCGTGGGCAACTGGGCCTGCCTGACGGCGGATTGGCCGATACCCCCGCCGGAGCGCAGGCGTTGGCCGCCACCTTGCGGGCAGTGCGGCCCCGCGTGCTGGTGGTGCCGCACCACGCTGACCGCCACCCCGACCACTTCGGCACCTATTCGCTTGCCAAACGCGCCGTGCATCTGGCTGCGCTGAAAAAAGCCAATGTAGCGGGCGACCCCCACCGCGTGTCCCGTGTGCTGCTGTATCAGGGCAACGCCGATATTCGGGCCAATCTGCTGGTCGACGTGGGCGCTGTGATCGCCGACTGGGAAGCCGCCATCCGCGCCCACACCAGCCAATTCAGCGGGGCGTACATCTCGGAAACGGTGACGCCCGAAATCATCGAGCGCCGCAAAGGACGCCTGACCTACTGGGGAACCCTGCTGCGGGTGCGCTACGCTGAGGCCTTCGAGACGGAGGAGCCGCTGTTGGTCGACCCGGAGAGGCTATAG
- a CDS encoding MFS transporter, protein MLWTRPLTVWRLLALLLASELVRTGFVVSVLPVASPSLGFSTALIGLMVGMHYLADALAKGPLGLVTERWGLGRLLTLGAVLGLAVIAGTHFAPSPAWLVLGGVLWGVAYAALWPGVMGASQAFARPERMARALSVSNLVATPAILAGILLVGPLMQTRPETAWTVLLGVQVAALLLALSLWPLHLPRQEGAETARNPWAGWSRVGVLLPAAFAQTLAPGLVITLIYPLLARLELPLPALILPGILFGVTLGLSLWLAGRLADRSHPRRALAPGLLLLALAFALAALPGLPQRLPLVALILGVGYGAFIAGWNGLVARTLPTGHRAAAWGTVMATESLGNAIGPILGGVAWQLAGPAGVFGLGAVVFVLTEAYYLWPGRKLGAKAEARSGL, encoded by the coding sequence ATGCTCTGGACGCGCCCCCTGACTGTGTGGAGACTTTTGGCGCTGCTGCTGGCGTCCGAACTGGTACGCACAGGCTTCGTGGTGTCGGTGCTGCCTGTGGCTAGCCCCAGCCTCGGTTTTTCTACGGCCCTGATCGGGCTGATGGTGGGCATGCACTATCTGGCCGACGCCCTCGCCAAAGGCCCGCTGGGACTGGTCACCGAACGTTGGGGCCTGGGGCGCTTGCTGACCTTGGGCGCGGTGCTGGGCCTGGCGGTCATCGCGGGCACGCACTTTGCGCCTTCTCCGGCGTGGCTGGTGCTGGGCGGGGTCTTGTGGGGTGTGGCGTATGCAGCGCTCTGGCCGGGCGTCATGGGCGCGTCTCAGGCGTTTGCGCGGCCAGAACGCATGGCGCGGGCGTTATCGGTCAGCAATCTGGTGGCGACTCCGGCTATCCTGGCGGGTATTTTGCTGGTCGGCCCGCTGATGCAAACCCGCCCTGAGACCGCGTGGACGGTGCTGCTGGGCGTTCAGGTGGCCGCCCTGCTGTTGGCTCTCTCCCTCTGGCCGCTGCATCTGCCCCGGCAAGAAGGCGCGGAAACGGCCCGGAACCCCTGGGCGGGCTGGTCGCGGGTGGGGGTGCTCCTGCCTGCCGCTTTTGCCCAGACCCTCGCGCCAGGGCTGGTCATCACGCTGATTTATCCGTTGCTGGCTCGGCTGGAGTTGCCGCTGCCCGCTCTGATTCTGCCCGGAATCCTCTTCGGCGTAACTTTGGGGCTGAGCCTGTGGTTAGCCGGACGCCTCGCAGACCGCAGCCACCCCCGCCGCGCCCTCGCCCCCGGATTATTGCTGTTGGCACTGGCTTTTGCTTTGGCCGCGCTGCCCGGTCTGCCGCAGCGGTTGCCCTTGGTGGCCCTGATCTTGGGCGTGGGCTACGGCGCATTTATAGCGGGTTGGAATGGATTGGTGGCCCGCACCCTGCCCACCGGACACCGCGCCGCCGCGTGGGGCACCGTCATGGCGACCGAAAGTTTGGGCAATGCCATTGGCCCCATTCTGGGCGGCGTGGCGTGGCAACTGGCCGGCCCAGCCGGAGTGTTTGGCCTCGGCGCGGTGGTATTCGTGCTGACCGAGGCGTACTACCTGTGGCCGGGGCGCAAGTTGGGGGCCAAGGCGGAAGCAAGGAGTGGGTTGTAG
- a CDS encoding 3' terminal RNA ribose 2'-O-methyltransferase Hen1 has translation MLLTLTLTQPAVSDAAQADPLQPASDLGFLLHKHPERVQTQTLSFGTASVFYPQVSAQCTTAALLLEVDPVALSRTARPGEGAPLEPYVNDRPYASGSFLAVALRDAFGTAFTGRSKDRQALADRALAFSVHLPCVTARGPEGLPERLFGPLGYAVQATPIPLDPLYPEWGERPYVELRLSGQIRLRDLLAHLYVLLPVLDGKRHYFLNEAEVDKLARHGTGWLDSHPERDLITRRYLRFAALVRQAEEGYSESHTAESGETTAALPRPRLHDERLQWVAEQVATSGASTVLDLGCGEGKLLRLLLERAQFRQLLGMDVSARALEIAARRLNLRERPELAARVTLLHGSLSYPDSRLKGFDAATLVEVIEHLEPHQIGPLTRHVFGDAHPGTVIVTTPNREYNAVFEDADKGMRHADHRFEWTRAEFGAWAGAAAEAHGYTLTLHGLSDTHPDYGPITQAAIFVRQKG, from the coding sequence GTGCTGCTGACCCTGACGCTGACCCAACCCGCTGTATCTGACGCTGCCCAAGCCGATCCCCTCCAGCCCGCTTCCGACCTCGGATTCCTGCTGCACAAGCACCCGGAGCGCGTGCAAACGCAAACGCTGTCGTTTGGTACGGCGTCGGTGTTCTATCCGCAGGTGTCGGCCCAGTGCACCACGGCGGCCCTGTTGCTGGAAGTCGATCCGGTGGCCCTGTCCCGCACGGCCCGCCCCGGCGAAGGTGCCCCACTCGAACCGTATGTGAATGACCGCCCGTATGCGTCGGGAAGCTTTCTGGCGGTGGCCCTGCGCGATGCGTTCGGCACGGCGTTTACAGGCCGCAGCAAGGATCGGCAAGCGCTGGCAGATAGGGCATTGGCCTTCTCGGTGCATCTGCCCTGCGTGACCGCACGCGGGCCGGAAGGCTTGCCAGAACGTCTGTTTGGGCCGCTGGGCTACGCGGTGCAGGCCACGCCCATTCCCCTCGACCCGCTGTATCCCGAATGGGGCGAGCGGCCTTACGTGGAGTTGAGGTTGTCAGGGCAGATCAGGCTGCGCGATCTGCTGGCCCACCTATATGTGCTGCTGCCTGTGCTGGACGGCAAACGCCACTACTTCCTGAACGAAGCCGAAGTGGACAAACTGGCACGGCACGGCACGGGCTGGCTGGACTCGCACCCGGAACGCGACCTGATTACCCGGCGCTATCTTCGCTTTGCGGCGCTGGTGCGGCAGGCCGAAGAGGGGTATTCGGAGAGCCACACGGCAGAATCAGGAGAAACCACCGCAGCTCTGCCCCGCCCTCGCCTGCACGACGAACGCCTGCAGTGGGTGGCCGAACAGGTGGCGACCAGTGGCGCGAGCACTGTCCTTGACCTTGGCTGCGGCGAAGGCAAACTGCTGCGTCTGTTGCTGGAAAGGGCTCAATTTCGGCAACTGCTGGGCATGGATGTCAGCGCCCGCGCCCTGGAGATCGCTGCCCGCCGCCTGAATCTGCGCGAACGCCCGGAACTCGCTGCCCGCGTGACACTTCTGCACGGCAGCCTCTCTTACCCCGATTCGCGCCTGAAGGGGTTTGACGCCGCCACGTTGGTCGAAGTGATAGAGCATCTGGAACCACACCAGATCGGCCCGCTGACCCGGCATGTGTTTGGGGACGCCCACCCTGGCACCGTCATCGTGACCACGCCCAACCGCGAGTACAACGCTGTGTTCGAGGATGCAGACAAGGGCATGCGACACGCCGATCACCGCTTCGAATGGACGCGGGCCGAATTTGGCGCTTGGGCAGGGGCGGCAGCCGAGGCGCACGGCTACACACTGACGCTGCACGGTTTGAGCGACACGCATCCCGACTACGGGCCGATCACGCAGGCGGCCATATTCGTGCGCCAGAAGGGGTAG
- a CDS encoding YkgJ family cysteine cluster protein: protein MDAFTAPPPYPARSVLVRECSACGACCAAPDIHALGKPLGVPCVNLGAESLGRGCLCAVYATRPAVCRNYAPDWVCGEVAPLPTLAARTRRFLQIYGLEAEAEAVNATLLP from the coding sequence ATGGACGCTTTCACCGCGCCCCCCCCCTACCCCGCCCGCTCCGTGCTGGTGCGGGAATGCAGCGCGTGTGGGGCCTGCTGCGCCGCGCCGGATATTCACGCGCTGGGCAAGCCGTTGGGCGTGCCGTGCGTGAATCTGGGGGCCGAGAGCCTGGGGAGAGGCTGCCTGTGCGCCGTCTACGCCACGCGTCCCGCCGTGTGCCGCAACTACGCGCCCGATTGGGTCTGCGGTGAAGTTGCGCCGCTGCCGACATTGGCCGCCCGAACCCGCCGTTTTCTGCAAATCTACGGATTAGAGGCGGAAGCAGAAGCAGTTAACGCGACTCTTTTGCCCTGA
- a CDS encoding histidinol-phosphate transaminase, with amino-acid sequence MTSTPLLSQTGTTQTDLTPPESTSGVRAAVRNVPAYPFTPIDAPIKLDQNESAYDFPSELKAQALERMLARPWNRYPDLHADTLQAAIAAYEGWDAAGVVVTPGSNVLIKLLTELAGIDQTVLTVSPTFSVYTLEAQLLGATLVQVPLNPDFSLPVEGLKAALKANPPGVLYVTQPHAPTGYADAGADVRAVVEAAEGWVVVIDEAYHQYSGTDYRGLVQEGGNRLSLRTFSKAWGLAGVRLGYALTSPQLATQLQKLVSAFNVNGLTQAALEVALENPEYVQHRAAEVVQERGRMLAALSTHPTCTPIPSQANFFLLRTPDADAAYRHLLERGIVVRRQDRLPGLQGCLRVAVGTPAENDALIAAVGEIQ; translated from the coding sequence ATGACTTCCACGCCTCTCCTGTCTCAAACCGGGACAACTCAGACCGACCTGACGCCGCCCGAATCTACCAGCGGCGTGCGGGCGGCGGTGCGTAACGTGCCCGCTTACCCGTTTACGCCCATCGACGCGCCCATCAAACTGGATCAGAACGAGAGCGCCTACGATTTCCCCTCCGAACTGAAAGCGCAGGCCCTGGAACGGATGCTGGCCCGCCCCTGGAACCGCTATCCCGACCTGCACGCCGACACGTTGCAGGCTGCCATTGCCGCCTACGAGGGCTGGGACGCGGCGGGTGTGGTGGTCACGCCGGGCAGCAACGTACTGATCAAGCTCCTGACCGAACTCGCGGGCATCGACCAGACCGTGCTGACCGTCAGCCCGACGTTTAGCGTGTATACCCTGGAAGCCCAGTTGTTGGGAGCCACGCTGGTACAGGTGCCGCTGAACCCCGATTTTTCGCTGCCCGTAGAAGGACTGAAGGCTGCCCTGAAAGCCAACCCGCCCGGCGTGCTGTACGTGACCCAGCCGCACGCGCCCACCGGATACGCGGACGCGGGGGCCGATGTGCGGGCTGTGGTGGAGGCCGCCGAGGGCTGGGTCGTCGTGATAGATGAGGCCTACCACCAGTACAGCGGCACCGATTACCGGGGTCTGGTGCAGGAGGGCGGCAACCGCCTGAGCCTGCGCACCTTCAGCAAAGCGTGGGGATTGGCCGGGGTGCGGCTGGGCTACGCGCTGACTTCCCCGCAACTGGCGACCCAACTGCAAAAACTGGTGTCGGCCTTCAATGTCAATGGCCTGACGCAAGCCGCGCTGGAAGTGGCGCTGGAGAACCCGGAATACGTGCAGCACCGCGCCGCTGAGGTGGTGCAGGAGCGCGGGCGGATGCTGGCGGCGTTGTCGACTCACCCCACCTGCACGCCGATTCCCAGTCAGGCCAACTTCTTCCTGCTGCGCACGCCCGACGCCGACGCCGCCTACCGTCATTTGCTGGAACGCGGAATAGTCGTTCGCCGCCAAGACCGCCTGCCCGGACTGCAAGGCTGCCTGCGCGTGGCAGTAGGCACTCCGGCAGAGAACGACGCGCTGATCGCGGCAGTGGGAGAAATTCAGTAA
- a CDS encoding TetR/AcrR family transcriptional regulator has product MTDSSSPPPAPAPLPAAPNKPRREQIHEVASRLFSERGYHATSMRDLAGQLGMQGGSLYAHIASKDELLIGIVDRAARQFDGALFTLRGDPLPAPEKIREAMHRHIRVVADNMESATVFFHEWKHLSPEAYTRVTNWRDTIDAFYRDLVIEGIREGSLRPDLDPKMTANLILSAVNWAYTWYRPGGSMTPRDVAEQYADMLLTGLQAAPMVVDTAPAKLERP; this is encoded by the coding sequence ATGACGGATTCTTCCAGCCCCCCACCAGCCCCCGCGCCACTGCCCGCCGCGCCCAACAAACCGCGCCGCGAGCAGATTCACGAGGTCGCCAGCCGCCTGTTTTCGGAGCGCGGCTATCACGCGACCTCTATGCGCGATCTTGCGGGCCAGTTGGGGATGCAGGGGGGGAGTCTGTACGCTCATATTGCTTCCAAAGATGAACTGTTGATCGGGATTGTAGACCGTGCCGCCCGGCAATTTGACGGCGCACTGTTTACCCTGCGCGGCGACCCCCTGCCCGCCCCCGAGAAAATCCGGGAAGCCATGCACCGCCATATTCGTGTGGTGGCCGACAATATGGAGAGCGCCACCGTGTTTTTTCATGAATGGAAGCACCTGTCGCCCGAAGCCTATACCCGCGTGACCAACTGGCGCGACACCATTGACGCTTTTTACCGCGATCTGGTGATTGAGGGCATCCGCGAAGGCAGCCTGCGCCCCGACCTCGACCCCAAAATGACGGCCAACCTGATCCTGTCGGCGGTAAACTGGGCCTACACGTGGTATCGCCCAGGCGGCAGCATGACCCCGCGTGACGTGGCTGAGCAGTACGCCGATATGCTGCTGACGGGCCTGCAAGCCGCGCCGATGGTGGTTGACACAGCGCCGGCCAAACTGGAGCGTCCATGA
- a CDS encoding SRPBCC family protein, translating to MTKTEGMDQGRMISGAAGGALLLMGLKKRGVLGLGMAAVGGYLAYRAATGNDPVMAAAGLSGNASAAKPIFVEHSVVIDRPAQQVYDYWRKLDNLPHIMSHLETVTVLDDKRSRWVAKAPLGTHVEWEAEIVNDKPGERIGWHSLPGATVDNAGSVQFESMPTGGTRIHVALSYRPPAGPLGAAVAKLFGEEPSQQIAEDLQKFKAAFEGSNPKN from the coding sequence ATGACAAAAACTGAAGGCATGGATCAAGGCCGCATGATCAGCGGCGCGGCAGGCGGGGCACTCCTGCTGATGGGCCTTAAAAAACGCGGCGTACTCGGCCTGGGTATGGCCGCAGTGGGCGGTTACCTCGCCTACCGCGCCGCCACCGGCAACGATCCCGTGATGGCCGCCGCAGGCCTGAGCGGCAACGCCAGCGCCGCCAAGCCCATTTTCGTGGAGCACAGTGTGGTCATTGACCGCCCCGCCCAGCAGGTCTACGACTACTGGCGCAAACTGGACAACCTGCCCCACATCATGAGCCACCTGGAAACCGTGACCGTGCTGGACGACAAGCGCAGCCGTTGGGTCGCCAAGGCACCTCTGGGCACGCACGTCGAGTGGGAAGCCGAAATCGTGAACGACAAGCCCGGCGAGCGCATCGGCTGGCACAGCCTGCCCGGAGCCACCGTGGACAACGCAGGCAGCGTGCAGTTTGAGAGCATGCCCACTGGTGGCACGCGCATTCACGTGGCCCTCAGCTACCGCCCGCCCGCTGGCCCTCTCGGTGCAGCCGTCGCCAAGCTGTTTGGTGAGGAACCCAGCCAGCAGATTGCCGAAGACTTGCAGAAGTTCAAGGCCGCGTTTGAAGGCAGCAACCCTAAAAACTAA
- a CDS encoding neutral zinc metallopeptidase, translating to MDWKNLPSSGGGVQDRRGGGGLPGGGIAVGGIGGLVIALIAMFFGVDPSVILGGGSQTAPTQQSQTQSSAPADDESFQFVDRILGSTNQVWTGVFQQSGRVYTKPTLVLFSGGTTSGCGNADSSVGPFYCPLDNKIYLDTSFFATMQKRLGGGGEFAYSYVIAHEVGHHVQNELGIADQVERAQRQARSEAESNRYSVALELQADCFAGVWANKVRGTEAANLTDADIMQALNTAAAIGDDALQRQGRGYVVPDSFTHGSSQQRVTWFKRGFTGGDAAQCDTFKAS from the coding sequence ATGGACTGGAAAAATCTTCCGAGCAGTGGGGGCGGAGTGCAGGATCGGCGGGGCGGCGGTGGCCTGCCGGGGGGCGGCATCGCGGTGGGCGGCATCGGGGGTCTGGTCATTGCCCTGATCGCCATGTTCTTTGGCGTAGACCCCAGTGTCATTCTGGGCGGCGGCTCGCAAACTGCACCCACGCAGCAATCTCAGACTCAAAGTTCTGCGCCTGCCGACGATGAAAGCTTCCAGTTCGTAGACCGGATTCTGGGCAGCACCAATCAGGTCTGGACGGGAGTATTTCAGCAATCGGGCCGGGTGTATACCAAGCCCACGCTCGTGCTGTTCAGCGGCGGCACCACCAGTGGATGCGGCAACGCCGACAGCAGCGTGGGGCCATTTTATTGCCCGCTGGACAACAAGATTTATCTGGACACCAGCTTTTTTGCCACTATGCAGAAGCGGCTCGGTGGCGGCGGCGAGTTCGCGTACTCCTACGTGATCGCGCATGAGGTCGGCCACCACGTTCAGAACGAACTCGGCATCGCCGATCAGGTGGAACGCGCCCAGCGTCAGGCCCGCAGCGAGGCCGAATCTAACCGATACAGCGTGGCGCTGGAGTTGCAGGCCGACTGCTTTGCGGGCGTGTGGGCCAACAAGGTACGCGGCACTGAAGCCGCCAACCTGACCGACGCCGACATCATGCAGGCGCTGAATACTGCTGCTGCCATCGGCGACGACGCCTTGCAGCGCCAAGGCCGAGGCTACGTGGTACCTGACAGCTTTACGCACGGCAGCAGCCAGCAGCGCGTGACCTGGTTCAAGCGCGGCTTTACTGGCGGCGATGCGGCGCAGTGCGACACCTTCAAGGCCAGTTGA